In Paenibacillus sp. J23TS9, a single genomic region encodes these proteins:
- a CDS encoding carbohydrate ABC transporter permease, which yields MEKEITLASPLPRESSRSKRAASLRTSRWKERSLAYFFLAPSLILFGIFLFYPLLKSVYLSLYLTDPQGRVASFAGADNFKNVLTSEVFYNSLWITVKFILLTVPTGVAAALVLAALSIQKLKFTKLFQFFFSLPMAVSVGTGSIIWMVLYHPTLSILNYGLSLAGIPPIAWLTDPKWALLSIALMTVWLNLGFNYIVMLSGMQSVPEDLYESAKIDGSGSFRTFFRITLPLISPSLFFISVVSIISAFQSFAQINILTKGGPMNSTDVLVYNIYQDAFINYRFGIGSAQALILFVLITLLTIVQFKFGEKKVHYQ from the coding sequence ATGGAGAAAGAAATCACACTGGCTTCCCCGCTCCCGAGGGAAAGTTCCCGCAGCAAAAGAGCTGCTTCGCTTCGGACAAGCCGCTGGAAGGAAAGATCATTAGCCTACTTCTTTTTGGCCCCTTCTCTGATACTGTTCGGGATATTTCTGTTTTATCCCTTACTGAAATCGGTGTACCTGAGTCTATATTTAACCGATCCGCAAGGCCGGGTTGCATCCTTTGCCGGTGCCGATAATTTTAAGAATGTACTGACCTCTGAAGTCTTTTATAACAGCTTGTGGATTACCGTCAAATTCATTCTGCTAACCGTTCCGACGGGAGTTGCTGCAGCTCTCGTACTAGCCGCTTTGTCTATTCAGAAGCTGAAATTCACCAAGCTGTTCCAGTTCTTTTTCTCCCTGCCGATGGCTGTTTCAGTTGGTACCGGTTCGATTATCTGGATGGTACTGTACCATCCGACCTTAAGTATCCTCAACTACGGTCTCAGCTTGGCGGGAATCCCCCCGATTGCATGGCTGACGGATCCCAAATGGGCATTACTCTCTATTGCCCTGATGACGGTATGGCTCAATCTCGGCTTTAACTACATTGTCATGCTGAGCGGCATGCAAAGCGTACCTGAGGATCTGTACGAAAGCGCCAAAATCGACGGATCAGGATCATTCCGCACATTTTTCCGCATCACCCTGCCCCTGATTTCGCCATCGCTCTTCTTCATCAGCGTCGTGTCGATCATCAGCGCATTTCAATCCTTCGCGCAAATTAACATCCTGACCAAAGGCGGTCCGATGAACAGCACGGATGTACTGGTGTACAACATCTACCAGGATGCTTTTATTAATTACCGATTCGGCATTGGCAGCGCGCAGGCGTTAATCCTGTTTGTCCTGATTACGCTTCTGACTATTGTCCAATTCAAATTTGGCGAAAAGAAGGTGCATTACCAGTGA
- a CDS encoding ABC transporter substrate-binding protein, which produces MKPFGKKSLAMLLLSCMMLVASGCGSKTADNKEDTAAAAEAPTKQEDPIKVVWWHSMSGDVGKAAQQLVDEFNAGHKDIVVQAEYQGKYDESLNKLKASLGSDSGPSLIQVYEIGSRFMIDSKAITPVQQFIDADKYDTSTLEPNILNYYTFDSKLYSMPFNTSNPILYYNKDAFKAAGLDPEKPPATYEEVAEAAKKLTKTGQAGGSFAIYGWFMEQLFANQGAELLDNGNGRTQPAASSLLSSDAGVKTLDWWKKMVDEKSMLNLGRKTDDTSKAFAAGQIAMTLDSTASLRSIVKSAEGKFEVGTGFLPKADANVKGGVIVGGASNWILNNRPEAEQKAAWEFIKFLAEPKSQAEWHINTGYFPITQKAYDEQIVKDNMTKYPQFQTAVDQLHQTEPSLATQGAVMGVFPEARQLTETAIEEVLNNKKTSKQALDDAAKVITSKIEEYNKTVSK; this is translated from the coding sequence ATGAAACCATTTGGAAAGAAATCATTGGCCATGCTCCTGCTGTCCTGCATGATGCTGGTTGCCTCGGGCTGCGGCTCGAAAACAGCGGACAACAAAGAGGACACGGCTGCTGCCGCCGAAGCTCCGACAAAACAGGAAGATCCGATCAAAGTCGTATGGTGGCATTCCATGAGCGGAGATGTTGGGAAAGCAGCACAGCAGCTGGTGGATGAGTTCAACGCAGGGCATAAAGACATCGTTGTGCAGGCCGAGTATCAAGGTAAATACGATGAGAGTCTGAATAAGCTCAAAGCTTCCCTTGGTTCTGACAGTGGCCCTTCCTTGATTCAGGTATACGAAATCGGCAGCCGCTTCATGATCGACAGTAAGGCAATCACTCCCGTTCAACAGTTTATTGATGCCGACAAATATGACACTTCTACGCTCGAGCCTAATATTTTGAATTACTATACATTTGATAGCAAACTGTATTCTATGCCTTTTAACACTTCGAATCCTATTCTCTACTACAATAAGGACGCCTTTAAAGCAGCGGGACTGGATCCTGAGAAACCTCCAGCTACGTATGAAGAAGTGGCAGAAGCAGCTAAAAAACTGACCAAAACAGGTCAAGCCGGCGGTTCCTTTGCCATCTATGGCTGGTTCATGGAGCAGTTGTTTGCGAATCAAGGCGCTGAGCTCCTGGATAACGGAAACGGACGGACGCAGCCAGCAGCTTCCTCTCTATTGAGCAGTGATGCCGGCGTTAAAACGCTCGATTGGTGGAAGAAGATGGTGGATGAGAAATCCATGCTCAATCTCGGACGTAAAACCGACGATACTTCCAAAGCCTTTGCGGCGGGTCAAATCGCCATGACGCTTGATTCTACAGCATCCTTGCGCAGCATTGTAAAATCTGCCGAGGGCAAGTTTGAGGTTGGTACGGGCTTCCTGCCAAAAGCAGATGCGAATGTCAAAGGCGGAGTCATCGTTGGCGGAGCGAGCAACTGGATTCTGAATAACCGTCCTGAAGCAGAGCAAAAAGCAGCTTGGGAATTTATCAAGTTTTTGGCTGAACCTAAATCTCAAGCAGAGTGGCATATCAATACAGGTTACTTCCCCATCACGCAAAAAGCATATGACGAGCAAATCGTTAAAGACAATATGACCAAATATCCGCAGTTCCAAACAGCCGTAGACCAGCTTCACCAAACCGAGCCTAGCCTTGCAACACAAGGAGCTGTAATGGGTGTATTCCCAGAAGCCAGACAACTGACAGAAACAGCCATTGAAGAAGTGTTGAACAACAAAAAAACATCCAAGCAAGCGCTCGATGATGCGGCCAAAGTAATTACAAGCAAAATTGAAGAGTATAACAAAACCGTTAGCAAATAA
- a CDS encoding DUF2500 domain-containing protein — translation MPGEPSFWMFDFFGKVMPIFFAVIIGIIILSAGRGLLQWGRNNKQAVLTVDSRIVSKRTEINQHHHHEPNDHMSSRTNTTYYITFEVESGDRMEFTVNGQEYGLCADGDSGRLTFQGTRFKGFERNMRFAREAGSEARYRDYGQF, via the coding sequence ATGCCAGGAGAACCATCATTTTGGATGTTTGACTTCTTCGGTAAAGTCATGCCGATCTTTTTCGCAGTCATTATCGGTATTATCATCTTGTCTGCCGGCAGAGGATTGCTGCAGTGGGGGCGGAATAATAAGCAAGCTGTTCTCACCGTTGATTCCCGTATTGTCAGTAAACGCACTGAAATCAATCAACATCATCATCATGAACCTAATGATCATATGTCCAGTCGCACGAATACGACATATTATATTACTTTTGAGGTGGAGAGCGGCGACCGGATGGAATTCACCGTAAACGGGCAGGAATATGGTTTATGTGCGGACGGCGATTCGGGACGGCTTACATTTCAAGGAACACGGTTTAAAGGCTTCGAGCGGAATATGCGTTTTGCAAGAGAGGCTGGGTCAGAAGCCCGTTATCGCGATTATGGGCAGTTTTAA
- a CDS encoding SDR family NAD(P)-dependent oxidoreductase: MAYQDLVVVVTGAAQGIGYGVAKAFADQGARLVMGDLNEEQGAAAAAAIRNEGGQAVFVPCDVRNEADIKQLMKAAEEVYGKIDVLINNAGVSRWKSPYELSVDEWDDILNTNVRSCFLATREAALYMKKNGGTGAVVNMASTRALMSEPDTEAYAASKGAIVALTHAMAVSLGSDGIRVNCISPGWIETQNYESLKKTDHEQHPAGRVGKPDDIARACLYLADPDNTFVTGTHLVVDGGMTRKMIYEP, translated from the coding sequence ATGGCTTATCAGGATCTTGTTGTGGTCGTTACTGGAGCTGCACAGGGAATTGGTTACGGTGTTGCTAAAGCTTTTGCGGATCAAGGTGCCAGGCTCGTCATGGGTGATCTGAACGAAGAACAGGGAGCGGCAGCCGCGGCAGCCATCCGGAATGAAGGGGGACAAGCTGTATTTGTCCCTTGTGATGTCCGCAATGAAGCAGATATTAAACAGTTGATGAAGGCTGCTGAGGAAGTGTATGGAAAAATTGATGTATTGATCAATAACGCCGGCGTATCCCGCTGGAAATCACCATATGAGCTCTCTGTCGATGAATGGGATGATATTTTAAATACGAATGTAAGAAGCTGTTTTCTTGCCACCAGAGAAGCGGCGCTTTATATGAAAAAGAATGGAGGCACCGGAGCCGTTGTCAATATGGCTTCTACACGTGCCCTGATGTCTGAACCGGATACCGAGGCCTATGCCGCATCCAAAGGTGCAATTGTGGCGCTTACCCATGCCATGGCCGTCTCGCTGGGATCTGACGGTATTCGTGTGAATTGTATCAGTCCCGGCTGGATTGAAACGCAGAACTACGAATCTCTCAAAAAGACGGATCATGAGCAGCATCCAGCGGGAAGAGTAGGCAAACCGGATGATATTGCAAGAGCTTGCCTGTATTTGGCAGATCCGGACAATACCTTCGTAACCGGGACACATTTGGTCGTTGATGGCGGAATGACACGTAAAATGATTTACGAACCGTAA
- a CDS encoding carbohydrate ABC transporter permease → MLSIAALFILFPLLFTLSSAFMSSAESATYPPRLLPSGLHWDNFLQVVDTVPVIRFITNSFAVSGAIMLGQLITASMAAYAFAFLRFPGKAVIFSLFLSTMMIPWEVTMIPNYLTVRSWHWIDSYQGLIVPFLASAFGTFLLRQYFLQLPRELFEAAKVDGCGHIRVFIQLVLPLSAPSLATLAVYSFLTNWSNYLWPLLITNKESMRTVQIGISMLQFEEVTAWNMVMAGIVIMLLPSLILLIVGLKPLVRGITAGALKG, encoded by the coding sequence ATGTTAAGTATTGCGGCGCTGTTCATTCTGTTTCCGCTGCTGTTTACATTGTCTTCCGCATTCATGAGCAGCGCTGAATCGGCCACATACCCGCCTCGGCTGCTCCCTTCAGGATTGCACTGGGATAACTTCCTCCAGGTCGTAGATACAGTTCCAGTTATCCGTTTTATTACGAACAGCTTTGCCGTTTCCGGAGCCATTATGTTGGGACAGCTGATTACGGCAAGTATGGCTGCCTACGCTTTTGCCTTTCTGCGTTTTCCAGGTAAAGCCGTCATCTTCTCGCTGTTTCTATCCACAATGATGATTCCCTGGGAAGTCACCATGATTCCCAACTATCTCACAGTGCGCAGCTGGCACTGGATTGATTCCTATCAGGGGTTAATCGTGCCTTTCTTGGCCTCGGCCTTTGGCACGTTTCTTCTGAGACAATACTTTCTTCAGCTTCCAAGAGAACTGTTCGAGGCTGCTAAAGTCGATGGCTGCGGCCATATCCGTGTTTTTATTCAGCTGGTCCTTCCGCTGTCCGCACCTTCGCTGGCCACGCTCGCCGTATATTCGTTTTTAACAAATTGGAGCAATTATTTGTGGCCGCTGCTCATCACAAACAAAGAAAGCATGCGGACGGTACAGATCGGTATCAGTATGCTCCAGTTCGAAGAAGTCACCGCTTGGAATATGGTGATGGCCGGTATTGTGATTATGCTCCTGCCTTCTCTTATTTTGCTGATCGTTGGTCTGAAGCCGTTGGTACGCGGAATTACTGCCGGAGCGTTAAAAGGTTAA